Proteins co-encoded in one Seriola aureovittata isolate HTS-2021-v1 ecotype China chromosome 1, ASM2101889v1, whole genome shotgun sequence genomic window:
- the cbfa2t3 gene encoding protein CBFA2T3 isoform X4 yields the protein MSAEVHLERLKKADLRGGTSFASAFAPRVPTVTLINHRELKDKHAAHRPQPGSIDRNLATSSHYRCSEGSRVQKVGTMPDSPADVKTQPRSTPPTMPPPPPAVSQATNRSASFTPTTSKSMLNGSSHSPTSLNGAPSTPNGFSNGPAMSSTASLSNQQLPPACGARQLCKLKRFLTTLQQFGNDISPEIGERVRSLVLGLVNSTLTIEEFHSKLHEATNFPLRPFVIPFLKANLPLLQRELLHCARLAKQTPAQYLAQHEQLLLDANASSPLDSSEIMLEMNEHGKRRTPDRTKDSSEREGLHPEHLAKRPCTISPSQRFSPSTGLPAHPPPNGLPTHPPNGLPHPPNPQVGPQHYRLEDMAMAHQYRDAYRHNEHRDARDRHRQTAVHGARQEEVIDHRLTDREWAEEWKHLDNLLNCIMDMVEKTRRSLTVLRRCQEADREEMNHWIRRYSDVEEMKKEIHRDFLHRPPSGYLPEEIWRKAEEAVNEVKRQAMSELQKAVSDAERKAHEMISAERSKMERALAEAKRQASEDALTVINQQEDSSESCWNCGRKASETCSGCNTARYCGSFCQHKDWEKHHHVCGQGLQGLPGGSSVPLGTPSSSSSSSASSSAPPTHSESTPPGPLSLAVQSSIAGGAGNGSGSVSASPKESSSSSASRSTTPATPALLDGTSR from the exons GTAGCAGAGTGCAGAAGGTTGGAACAATGCCAGATTCACCTGCGGATGTGAAAACCCAGCCCAGGTCCACCCCACCCACCATGCCTCCACCACCCCCGGCTGTCAGCCAAGCAACCAATCGCAGCGCTTCATTCACCCCCACCACCAGTAAATCAA TGCTGAATGGGAGCAGCCACTCTCCTACATCGCTGAACGGTGCTCCATCCACTCCTAACGGCTTCAGTAACGGGCCCGCCATGTCTTCAACGGCCTCACTGTCCAACCAGCAGCTCCCGCCGGCTTGTGGTGCCCGGCAGCTCTGCAAGCTGAAACGCTTCCTGACCACGCTGCAGCAGTTTGGCAACGACATATCGCCTGAGATTGGAGAGAGAGTGCGCAGCCTTGTGTTGGGGCTTGTG AACTCCACCCTCACTATTGAAGAGTTTCACTCCAAACTGCACGAGGCCACCAACTTCCCTCTGAGGCCGTTCGTCATTCCCTTCCTGAAG GCAAACCtgcctctgctgcagagagagttGCTCCACTGTGCCAGGTTGGCCAAGCAGACTCCAGCTCAGTATCTGGCCCAACACGAGCAGCTTCTCCTGGACGCCAATGCCAGCTCACCCCTCGACTCCTCAGAGATTATGCTGGAGATGAATGAGCACGGCAAGCGAAGGACCCCTGACAG GACCAAAGacagctcagagagagaagggttGCACCCAGAGCACCTAGCTAAGAGGCCCTGCACCATCAGCCCTAGCCAACGCTTCAGCCCCAGCACGGGTCTTCCTGCTCACCCACCTCCTAATGGCCTCCCCACACACCCTCCCAACGGCCTGCCCCACCCACCCAACCCCCAAGTGGGACCCCAGCACTATCGCTTAGAAGACATGGCAATGGCGCACCAATATAGAGATGCTTACAGACATAATGAACACCGTGACGCCCGAGACAGGCACCGGCAGACAG CAGTGCACGGAGCTCGCCAAGAGGAGGTGATCGACCACCGTCTTACAGATCGAGAGTGGGCAGAGGAATGGAAGCACCTCGATAAT CTCCTGAACTGCATCATGGACATGGTGGAGAAGACGCGCCGCTCTCTGACGGTGCTGCGCCGCTGCCAGGAGGCCGACCGGGAGGAGATGAATCACTGGATTCGGCGTTACAGTGACGTGGAGGAGATGAAAAAAG agatcCACCGAGACTTCTTACACAGGCCTCCCTCAGGATACCTGCCAGAAGAGATCTGGAGGAAAGCTG aggagGCTGTGAATGAGGTGAAGCGACAGGCGatgtcagagctgcagaaagCGGTGTCGGACGCCGAAAGGAAGGCTCATGAGATGATTTCAGCTGAACGTTCTAAAATGGAGAGGGCGCTGGCCGAGGCCAAGAGGCAAGCCTCTGAGGACGCACTAACAGTCATCAACCAACAGGAGGACTCCAGTGAA AGCTGCTGGAACTGCGGGAGGAAAGCCAGTGAGACGTGCAGCGGCTGCAACACGGCTCGCTACTGCGGCTCCTTCTGCCAACACAAAGACTGGGAGAAGCACCACCATGTCTGTGGTCAAGGCCTGCAGGGGCTGCCAGGGGGCAGCAGTGTCCCTTTAggcaccccctcctcctcctccagctcctcagcaTCATCCAGCGCGCCCCCCACCCACTCGGAGAGCACTCCTCCAGGACCCCTGTCCCTGGCAGTCCAGAGCAGTATTGCGGGAGGGGCTGGCAACGGCAGTGGAAGTGTCTCTGCCAGCCCCAAAGAGAGCAGTTCCAGCAGTGCCTCTCGCTCCACAACTCCAGCTACCCCCGCCCTCCTGGATGGCACCTCTCGCTGA